A window from Kovacikia minuta CCNUW1 encodes these proteins:
- a CDS encoding RAMP superfamily CRISPR-associated protein codes for MYKRAYGIIETLAPLHVGASAGEETGNLNLIFRDQFTQTGVIPGSSIRGRFRADMRQDEGDSFASRWYGHHVVEGVRDGGTTEALVKFEYASLLWLPVFCPGQPVVWITCPWLLKRYQQIAGISEPLPKPYTAPKTLQGRQVGTNRKILFFNLGFMEIEHEADLSPWIPAGAPNLKSDNLLVVADNDIAMLHDMALYRQSRVKLLDEMKKVDTDKGAFFNVEALPESSVMVFPIALKETGWKPFGDDATQELYFGGLESIGFGRCRVTLAGAYN; via the coding sequence ATGTACAAACGCGCTTACGGAATTATTGAAACCCTGGCTCCCCTCCATGTCGGTGCCAGTGCCGGAGAGGAAACCGGAAACCTCAACCTCATCTTTCGTGACCAGTTCACTCAAACCGGAGTGATTCCCGGCAGTTCCATCCGGGGACGATTCCGGGCTGATATGCGCCAGGATGAAGGCGACTCATTCGCCAGCCGCTGGTATGGACACCATGTTGTCGAAGGGGTTCGGGATGGTGGCACAACGGAAGCCTTAGTCAAATTCGAGTATGCCTCCCTGCTCTGGTTGCCCGTTTTCTGTCCCGGTCAGCCCGTTGTCTGGATTACCTGTCCCTGGTTGTTAAAACGGTATCAACAAATTGCTGGGATCTCCGAGCCACTGCCAAAACCTTACACGGCTCCCAAAACCCTACAGGGAAGACAGGTTGGCACAAACCGCAAAATCCTGTTCTTCAACCTGGGCTTCATGGAAATTGAACACGAAGCAGATCTGTCTCCCTGGATTCCCGCAGGTGCCCCAAACCTCAAGTCCGATAATCTGCTGGTCGTGGCAGACAATGACATCGCCATGCTGCACGATATGGCACTCTACCGCCAGAGCCGAGTCAAACTGCTGGATGAAATGAAAAAGGTGGATACCGACAAGGGAGCCTTTTTCAATGTGGAAGCTTTGCCGGAAAGCAGTGTGATGGTGTTCCCGATCGCGCTCAAAGAAACGGGTTGGAAACCTTTTGGCGATGATGCCACCCAGGAACTCTACTTTGGTGGACTGGAATCGATCGGCTTTGGTCGCTGCCGCGTGACGTTAGCAGGAGCATATAACTAA
- a CDS encoding type II toxin-antitoxin system RelE family toxin: MTNHANDRSGHSASEFKVEIPPTGKRSIKALPSNIQEKVFATIQELSKNPYLSKREKKKGGGNLYGIPVGRYRVIYTVHAKMKVVVVFWAGHHQVDFHRPKFWNKYR, translated from the coding sequence ATGACGAACCATGCGAACGATCGTAGTGGGCATTCCGCTTCAGAATTCAAGGTTGAAATTCCTCCCACTGGTAAGCGATCTATTAAGGCATTGCCTTCTAATATTCAAGAAAAAGTTTTCGCTACTATCCAAGAATTGTCTAAGAATCCCTATCTTTCTAAGCGCGAAAAGAAGAAAGGTGGCGGTAATCTTTATGGGATTCCCGTTGGACGTTACCGGGTGATCTACACCGTTCACGCAAAGATGAAAGTGGTAGTGGTCTTTTGGGCAGGGCATCACCAGGTCGATTTCCACCGACCGAAGTTCTGGAACAAATATCGTTAA
- a CDS encoding Cas10/Cmr2 second palm domain-containing protein produces MSPYTAITFAPVQGFIEKSRKLRDLYGSSFILSYLAESLCQAALKHLNDPQAVVSPFLLNTVQGTPNLVLIRGDFPKSEARRAFYTAWKTILTECRLWIETKLPESQYGWRYFWRKDWDQWGNYTWEFFYAQGDSIPAAKQHLATAKRSRAWTAINWMGESSTLSGTDAIAWYGLGQQANNGKRISPKERSISDEQRQIREFYQHLSQFLPNLIDPNEQLSIPELVKRVIMFPQVAERIPGLVPPRTFTDLSRGAETAWKGWFMGDGDRAGAYLGKQDEAGIRQFSQIMREWGKTLIDQEQDYLPQGRFIYAGGDDFMGVFYPITSPLTAQDCLHWFYSFRSRIWQQETKPITSSVGFVWASPNVPQRDVLQHCREAEQSAKQHGRDRLALRILFSGGNSLEWVCPWWFLEDVMEGYRDRNGDLGSAKNPKWTHIYNDVAILESRHAFAGNQTDVALALFEVYFGKENRATLEQHRWDTPDKTGILGNRVEDCKDAVSAMNDWIINLAKVGFHLSGDRKTTETLPQLTPVS; encoded by the coding sequence ATGTCTCCCTACACCGCCATCACCTTCGCCCCCGTCCAGGGATTCATCGAAAAATCCCGCAAACTGCGCGACCTTTACGGCAGTTCCTTTATCCTCTCCTACCTGGCAGAAAGCCTCTGTCAAGCCGCCCTCAAGCACCTGAATGATCCCCAGGCAGTCGTTTCCCCCTTCCTGCTCAACACGGTTCAGGGCACCCCCAACCTGGTTCTGATCCGGGGTGACTTCCCCAAATCAGAAGCCCGCCGCGCCTTCTACACCGCCTGGAAAACCATCCTCACCGAATGTCGCCTCTGGATTGAAACCAAGCTCCCCGAATCGCAATATGGCTGGCGTTACTTCTGGCGCAAAGACTGGGACCAATGGGGCAACTACACCTGGGAATTCTTCTACGCCCAGGGAGACAGCATCCCCGCAGCCAAACAACACCTCGCCACTGCCAAACGATCGCGCGCTTGGACCGCCATCAACTGGATGGGCGAAAGCTCCACCCTCTCCGGCACCGACGCGATCGCCTGGTATGGCTTAGGGCAGCAGGCAAACAACGGCAAACGCATCTCTCCCAAAGAACGTAGCATCAGCGACGAACAACGCCAAATCCGCGAGTTTTACCAGCATCTCAGTCAGTTCCTGCCCAACCTCATCGATCCTAACGAGCAACTCAGCATCCCCGAACTCGTCAAACGGGTAATCATGTTTCCCCAGGTTGCCGAACGCATTCCGGGATTAGTCCCGCCGCGCACATTCACCGATCTCAGTCGAGGTGCCGAAACTGCCTGGAAAGGCTGGTTCATGGGCGATGGCGATCGTGCCGGAGCCTATCTAGGCAAGCAGGATGAAGCCGGAATTCGCCAGTTCAGCCAGATTATGCGGGAATGGGGCAAAACCCTGATCGATCAGGAACAGGACTACTTACCCCAGGGACGGTTCATCTATGCCGGGGGAGACGACTTCATGGGTGTCTTTTACCCCATCACATCGCCCCTCACCGCCCAAGACTGCCTCCACTGGTTTTACAGCTTCCGCTCTCGCATCTGGCAACAGGAAACGAAACCGATTACCTCCAGCGTTGGCTTTGTCTGGGCATCTCCCAACGTGCCCCAACGGGATGTTTTGCAACACTGCCGCGAAGCCGAGCAATCCGCCAAACAGCATGGACGAGATCGGCTTGCCCTTCGCATCCTGTTTAGTGGTGGTAATTCCCTGGAGTGGGTCTGCCCCTGGTGGTTCCTAGAAGATGTCATGGAAGGCTACCGCGATCGCAACGGCGATTTGGGGAGTGCCAAGAACCCTAAATGGACTCATATCTACAACGATGTTGCCATTCTCGAATCTCGCCACGCCTTTGCAGGCAATCAAACTGATGTTGCGCTGGCACTCTTCGAGGTCTATTTCGGAAAAGAAAACCGAGCCACCCTGGAACAGCACCGCTGGGATACGCCTGACAAAACAGGCATCTTAGGCAACCGGGTAGAAGACTGCAAAGACGCGGTCTCAGCAATGAATGATTGGATTATCAACTTAGCAAAAGTCGGCTTTCACCTCTCCGGCGATCGCAAAACCACCGAAACCTTACCCCAACTCACTCCAGTTTCATAA
- a CDS encoding type III-B CRISPR module-associated protein Cmr3, which yields MFQYLIVIEPLGLLYGSAGRFLSPENLVGRSGISFPPSAATLSGLFAATYSSEDLQSLQLAGPFWGKGEDVQNFYVPTPFNCLVEAGTVKYQLSWNSEKWLTQTGEAPIGKFERHTWIPIHSWQRPQQAFSVPWKYLPHLHPRLKLDERKVNTTDAAMGSLFLENAVQMHPDAYLIYLSNVKLPDGWYRFGGEGHMVNVRSIDLAPKTQELLNQPVGKQFALITPAVWGSNRLSYREPMQNQGDRVAPLWENAALLTERPTPFRYRLGGEQGKTKRLSRGRYAVPAGSVYVLPKPLPSWEAWDEAWFPIEAYSYKRWGCGLALPLPQAA from the coding sequence ATGTTTCAATACCTGATTGTCATTGAACCCCTGGGCTTGCTGTATGGTAGTGCGGGTCGCTTTCTCTCTCCTGAAAATCTGGTTGGGCGATCGGGCATCAGCTTTCCGCCCAGTGCTGCCACCCTCTCCGGTCTCTTTGCGGCTACTTACAGCAGCGAAGATTTGCAATCACTCCAACTCGCAGGACCCTTTTGGGGCAAGGGAGAAGATGTCCAAAACTTTTACGTGCCAACTCCGTTCAACTGCCTGGTCGAAGCAGGGACTGTGAAGTATCAGTTGTCCTGGAATTCAGAGAAATGGCTAACCCAAACTGGAGAAGCCCCGATCGGTAAATTTGAGCGTCATACCTGGATTCCCATCCACTCCTGGCAGCGTCCCCAACAAGCATTCTCCGTTCCCTGGAAATACCTGCCCCACCTGCATCCCCGCCTCAAACTGGATGAACGCAAAGTCAATACAACGGATGCAGCAATGGGTAGCCTGTTTCTCGAAAACGCTGTCCAGATGCACCCCGATGCTTACCTGATTTACCTCTCCAATGTCAAACTTCCCGATGGCTGGTATCGCTTCGGCGGAGAAGGGCACATGGTCAACGTCAGATCGATCGACCTTGCACCAAAAACTCAGGAATTGCTGAACCAGCCCGTTGGTAAACAATTCGCCCTGATCACCCCCGCTGTTTGGGGTTCCAATCGCCTGTCCTATCGAGAGCCGATGCAGAATCAGGGCGATCGGGTTGCTCCCTTGTGGGAAAACGCCGCCCTCTTGACCGAACGCCCCACCCCCTTCCGCTACCGACTCGGCGGCGAACAAGGGAAAACAAAACGCCTTTCTAGAGGACGGTATGCCGTGCCCGCAGGCAGCGTCTACGTGCTACCAAAACCCCTCCCTTCCTGGGAAGCATGGGATGAAGCGTGGTTCCCAATCGAAGCCTACTCCTACAAACGCTGGGGCTGCGGTTTAGCTCTCCCCTTACCCCAGGCTGCATAG